The following are from one region of the Cinclus cinclus chromosome 7, bCinCin1.1, whole genome shotgun sequence genome:
- the LOC134046223 gene encoding early activation antigen CD69-like, whose protein sequence is MGHPRGCTAVPEAHLRKAFSALLKRPEQGALLCSQHRDAGCELEQSEFCSIHGPVQELLHLRDGPAAGLTHLPGAQEAACQKQGDATCERAVREEDVENGTCSSEGTVREPLDPQGTSATGHVLRRLLRGFPGQRSSRHPVLTLVLFLFLLLAVVAALAVRSAPQVQAPPAAPTLVPGCPSDWVGHNGVCYYFSRDSRSWQQSQERCCELGASLAIVQDEAMHWLLRLRGNVDYWLGLRRRGERLRWGDGSSFSSSVPVLGSEECVCLAEEKFRSENCSNPQPYLCSKAQAPL, encoded by the exons ATGGGCCATCCCCGTGGCTGCACAGCTGTTCCCGAGGCCCATCTCCGAAAGGCTTTTTCAGCACTCCTGAAGCGTCCGGAGCAAGGGGCTCTGCTctgttcccagcacagagatgccggctgtgagctggagcagagtgaATTCTGCTCCATTCACGGGCCCGTGCAGGAGCTCCTCCATCTCCGGGACGGACCAGCAGCCGGGCTTACACACTTGCCTGGGGCGCAAGAAGCCGCTTGTCAGAAGCAGGGGGACGCCACTTGTGAGCGTGCAGTGAGGGAAGAAGATGTGGAGAATGGAACCTGCAGCAGCGAGGGCACAGTGAGGGAGCCCCTGGATCCCCAGGGCACATCGGCCACCGGCCATGTGCTCAGAAGGCTGCTCAGAGGATTCCCGG GCCAGCGCTCCAGCCGCCATCCCGTGCTCACCTTGgtgctgttcctgttcctgctgctggccgtGGTGGCGGCCTTGGCTGTGCGGTCAG ctccacaggTTCAGGCTCCACCTGCGGCTCCGACGTTGGTTCCGGGCTGTCCCTCTGACTGGGTTGGACACAATGGAGTCTGCTACTACTTCTCAagggacagcaggagctggcagcagagccaagAGCGGTGCTGCGAACTCGGGGCCTCCCTGGCCATTGTCCAGGATGAGGCAATG CATTGGCTCTTGCGCCTCCGCGGGAACGTCGATTACTGGCTCGGGCTGCGCAGACGGGGCGAGCGCCTGCGGTGGGGGGACggcagcagcttcagctcctC GGTTCCTGTCCTTGGCAGTGAAGAGTGCGTGTGCCTGGCTGAGGAGAAATTCAGGAGTGAGAATTGCTCAAATCCTCAGCCCTATCTCTGCAGCAAGGCCCAAGCTCCCCTGTAA
- the LOC134046238 gene encoding C-type lectin domain family 2 member D-like, with protein MGHPRGCTAVPEAHLRKAFSALLKRPEQGALLCSQHRDTGCELEQSEFCSIHGPVQELLHLRDGPAAGLTHLPGAQEAACQKQGDATCERAVREEDVENGTCSSEGTVREPLDPQGTSATGHVLRRLLRGFPGQRSSRHPVLTLVLFLLLFLLLAVVAALAVRSAQQVPAPPAAPTLVLCCPPGWVGYNGVCYYFSRDSRTWEQSQERCSELGASLAIVQDEAMHWLLRLRGNVDYWLGLRRRGERLRWGDGSSFSSSVPVLGSEECVCLAEEKFRSENCSNPRPYLCSKAQAPL; from the exons ATGGGCCATCCCCGTGGGTGCACAGCTGTTCCCGAGGCCCATCTCCGAAAGGCTTTTTCAGCACTCCTGAAGCGTCCGGAGCAAGGGGCTCTGCTctgttcccagcacagagaTACCGGctgtgagctggagcagagtgaATTCTGCTCCATTCACGGGCCCGTGCAGGAGCTCCTCCATCTCCGGGACGGACCAGCAGCCGGGCTTACACACTTGCCTGGGGCGCAAGAAGCCGCTTGTCAGAAGCAGGGGGACGCCACTTGTGAGCGTGCAGTGAGGGAAGAAGATGTGGAGAATGGAACCTGCAGCAGCGAGGGCACAGTGAGGGAGCCCCTGGATCCCCAGGGCACATCGGCCACCGGCCATGTGCTCAGAAGGCTGCTCAGAGGATTCCCGG GCCAGCGCTCCAGCCGCCATCCCGTGCTCACCTTggtgctgttcctgctcctgttcctgctgctggccgtGGTGGCGGCCTTGGCTGTGCGGTCAG CACAACAGGTTCCAGCTCCACCTGCGGCTCCGACGTTGGTTCTGTGCTGTCCCCCTGGCTGGGTTGGATACAATGGAGTCTGCTACTACTTCTCAAGGGACAGCAGaacctgggagcagagccaagAGCGGTGCTCCGAGCTCGGGGCCTCCCTGGCCATTGTCCAGGATGAGGCAATG CATTGGCTCTTGCGCCTCCGCGGGAACGTCGATTACTGGCTCGGGCTGCGCAGACGGGGCGAGCGCCTGCGGTGGGGGGACggcagcagcttcagctcctC GGTTCCTGTCCTTGGCAGTGAAGAGTGCGTGTGCCTGGCTGAGGAGAAATTCAGGAGTGAGAATTGCTCAAATCCTCGGCCCTACCTCTGCAGCAAGGCCCAAGCTCCCCTGTAA
- the LOC134046340 gene encoding C-type lectin domain family 2 member D-like — protein MGHPRGCTAVPEAHLRKAFSALLKSPEQGALLCSQHRDTGCELEQSEFCPIHGPVQELLHLRDGPAAGLTHLPGAQEAACQKQGDATCERAVREEDVENGTCSSEGTVREPLDPQGTSATGHVLKNLLRRFLGQRSSRHPVLTSLLLLLLFLLLAVVAALAVRSAQQVPAPPAAPTLVLGCPSGWFGYNGVCYYFSRDSRTWEQSQERCSELGASLAIVQDEAMHWLLRLRGNVDYWLGLRRRGERLRWGDGSSFSSSVPVLGSEECVCLAEEKFRSESCSNPRPYLCSKAQAPL, from the exons ATGGGCCATCCCCGTGGCTGCACAGCTGTTCCCGAGGCCCATCTCCGAAAGGCTTTTTCAGCACTCCTGAAGAGTCCGGAGCAAGGGGCTCTGCTctgttcccagcacagagaTACCGGctgtgagctggagcagagtgaATTCTGCCCCATTCACGGGCCCGTGCAGGAGCTCCTCCATCTCCGGGACGGACCAGCAGCCGGGCTTACACACTTGCCTGGGGCGCAAGAAGCCGCTTGTCAGAAGCAGGGGGACGCCACTTGTGAGCGTGCAGTGAGGGAAGAAGATGTGGAGAATGGAACCTGCAGCAGCGAGGGCACAGTGAGGGAGCCCCTGGATCCCCAGGGCACATCGGCCACCGGCCATGTACTCAAAAACCTGCTCAGAAGATTCCTGG GCCAGCGCTCCAGCCGCCATCCCGTGCTCACCtcgctgctgctcctgctcctgttcctgctgctggccgtGGTGGCGGCCTTGGCTGTGCGGTCAG CACAACAGGTTCCAGCTCCACCTGCGGCTCCGACGTTGGTTCTGGGCTGTCCCTCTGGCTGGTTTGGATACAATGGAGTTTGCTACTACTTCTCAAGGGACAGCAGaacctgggagcagagccaagAGCGGTGCTCCGAGCTCGGGGCCTCCCTGGCCATTGTCCAGGATGAGGCAATG CATTGGCTCTTGCGCCTCCGCGGGAACGTCGATTACTGGCTCGGGCTGCGCAGACGGGGCGAGCGCCTGCGGTGGGGGGACggcagcagcttcagctcctC GGTTCCTGTCCTTGGCAGTGAAGAGTGCGTGTGCCTGGCTGAGGAGAAATTCAGGAGTGAGAGCTGCTCAAATCCTCGGCCCTATCTTTGCAGCAAGGCCCAAGCTCCCCTGTAA